A stretch of DNA from Verrucomicrobiia bacterium:
TGACGGACACCAAGGGCCGCCCTACATTATGGGCGGAGTCGGTGGAGAAAATGGGTCTATTAATTAAACGGGAAAGGATGAACTGATGGCACGACTATTACCGCTTTCCAAAGGCTGCCAGTACGCCATACGCACGGCTGCCTATCTTTCTTTGGAACCGATGGGCACGGTTTTCCCCCGGCAGGAAATCAGCCGGCGGACAAAAATCCCCTATGCCTTTGTTTCCAAAATTCTTCAGTCGTTGACCAAGGCCGGACTTCTCCGTTCCCACCGGGGGGCCCGGCGGGGCTATTCGCTGGCCCGGCCGGCGCAGAAAATCAGCCTGCTGGATGTCATCGCCGCCTACGACGGCCCGTTGGGGCATGAGGGGTGTCTTTTGGACGATTACAAGCTTTGTCCGGGCGAACGGGTTTGCGCCGTCCACCACCGGCGGATGGCCGTCCAGAAAAAGCTGACCGAGGACCTTTCCTCGGCAAAGATCGCCGAAATTGCCAAAACGCTCTTCACTCGCCACAGCGGGGGAAAGCATAACTTATTGGAGGGGTAAAGGAGGCCGCCGCAGCCGTTCGGCGCTCGGACGTTCTTCCGCTAAAATTCGGGGGACAAAAAATTTTAAAGCGGGAAACGGGATTCGAACCCGCGACATTCACCTTGGCAAGGTGACGCTCTAGCCAGCTGAGCTATTCCCGCATCGATAGAAAAGAATATAACTTCCACCGCCGGTTGTCAATATTTGCGGGCGGCCAAAAGCTCCGCCGCCCCGGGTGCCAGCCGCAAAAGAAACGAATCCTGCACGGCCGCCTCGGCGTGGCGCTTCTGAGCCATGAGCAAATCCCGGTAGTAGAACCGGCCCAAGGGTCCTCCGCCGTCCAGCTCCATCCCCTTTTTAAGATAGCTTTCCACGGAATCGGTTTGCCCGGCAAGCGAATAAAAATAGGCGAGCATAATGTAGCCGCCGGAAAAGTCTCCGGGGCCTAGACCGATCGCCTCCCGCAGCCGCTCAATTCCCAGAATGGGGTTTTTGGCGGCAAGCTGGTTTAATGCCTCGTTGAAAAGGTTGGCGAACTGGGGGGGGCGGTCCGGCCGCAGCCCGGCGGGCCGGTCTTGGAAACGGCGGTAAAAGACGTCGAAAAGCCCCCCCTGGTACGAAAACTCCAGCCGGTAATTCTGGCGGAAGTCCGGATACAAGAGCAACGCCCGCTCCGCGGGGGCGGAGGGCTTCACCCCGGTCGAGAACATAATCACCTCCGGCTTTTGAGCGAGCACGTATCCAGCGTTGTAATGTTTTTCCCGCCAGGAGGAGACGATTCCCTCTATCCTTGCCGGATTGCGCGCGATGGCGGGCTCGGTCAGGCCCAGCATGTCGATGACCCGCCGGTTGCCGACTGTGTAGGAAAACGCCCC
This window harbors:
- a CDS encoding Rrf2 family transcriptional regulator gives rise to the protein MARLLPLSKGCQYAIRTAAYLSLEPMGTVFPRQEISRRTKIPYAFVSKILQSLTKAGLLRSHRGARRGYSLARPAQKISLLDVIAAYDGPLGHEGCLLDDYKLCPGERVCAVHHRRMAVQKKLTEDLSSAKIAEIAKTLFTRHSGGKHNLLEG